The Puniceicoccales bacterium DNA segment TTGGGAAAATATGACCGCTGCTTTAGATGGCATGTTCAAGGCCACTGGCCATAAAAATGCCTACTTTCCGCTATTCATTCCTCTCAGACTTTTGGCCAAAGAAGCCGAGCATGTGGAAGGATTTGCCAAAGAATGCGCCGTGGTAACCCATTCCCGCCTAGAAACTAACGAATTAGGAATGTTGATTCCGGCTTCACCTTTGGAAGAACCACTAATCGTCAGACCAACTTCTGAAACCATTATCGGAGAATCATTTGCGAAATGGATCCAATCCTATAGAGATTTACCTCTATTGATCAATCAATGGGCCAATGTGGTACGCTGGGAAATGCGGACACGAATGTTTCTTCGAACATCAGAATTTCTTTGGCAAGAAGGACATACAGCACATGAAACGTCAGAAGAAGCCATCGAAGAAACCCAGCGTATGTTGGAATGCTACAAAAAATTTGCCGAAGATTTTGCAGCCATGCCGGTCATTTGTGGCCGTAAGAGTGACTCAGAACGATTTCCAGGAGCGGTAGATACCTATTGCATCGAGGCGATGATGCAAGACAAAAAAGCTCTCCAAGCTGGCACATCCCATTTCTTGGGCCAAAATTTTTCCCGAGCAGCGAACATAAAATTCACAACCCGAGATGGCTCGGAAGACTTTGCCTGGACCACTTCCTGGGGAGTATCGACCCGCCTGATGGGCGGCCTCATCATGACTCATTCGGATGACGATGGCCTAATCTTACCGCCAAAGCTGGCTCCACTCCAAGTGGTTATATTGCCTATTATCCATAGCG contains these protein-coding regions:
- the proS gene encoding proline--tRNA ligase; the protein is MSKKHAISPSRSENYPEWYQQIIIAADLAEPSVVRGCMVIKPWGYAIWENMTAALDGMFKATGHKNAYFPLFIPLRLLAKEAEHVEGFAKECAVVTHSRLETNELGMLIPASPLEEPLIVRPTSETIIGESFAKWIQSYRDLPLLINQWANVVRWEMRTRMFLRTSEFLWQEGHTAHETSEEAIEETQRMLECYKKFAEDFAAMPVICGRKSDSERFPGAVDTYCIEAMMQDKKALQAGTSHFLGQNFSRAANIKFTTRDGSEDFAWTTSWGVSTRLMGGLIMTHSDDDGLILPPKLAPLQVVILPIIHSESSKNEILKNCDELSQKMAEKIFNDKAIKIEIDDRDLRGGDKLWSWIKKGVPIIIEVGKRDIANESITYTRRDNLTKTSEKLSNFIQDLPTILSSIQDSMFNKALAFREKNTIEMNSEKEFQEFFSNKNQASGFAKSFWAGSKEIEERIKKDLGVTLRCILQDSYNSGKCPFTGNPNKHQVIWAKSY